From one Lycium ferocissimum isolate CSIRO_LF1 chromosome 5, AGI_CSIRO_Lferr_CH_V1, whole genome shotgun sequence genomic stretch:
- the LOC132056843 gene encoding protein PIN-LIKES 6-like isoform X4 → MEMHTSHLASGYGTFDVEDGNLHITSHPTGSSAEQVPLLTAEAAPAGPSASKEHMIKVFFKFLYEKLKLKQLIQPAIIASDQEQEVQSLVSRQLLPLFLGGWRWFLQLGLA, encoded by the exons ATGGAAATGCATACATCTCATTTGGCCAGTGGGTACG GTACCTTTGATGTTGAAGATGGAAATCTTCACATCACGAGCCATCCAACGGGTAGTTCTGCAGAGCAAGTTCCATTACTTACAGCAGAGGCAGCACCAGCTGGCCCTAGTGCTTCAAAGGAACATATG attaaagttttctttaaatttctctatGAGAAACTGAAACTCAAGCAACTCATTCAACCTGCCATTATTGCTTCT GACCAGGAACAGGAAGTGCAGAGCTTGGTCTCAAGACAACTGCTGCCATTATTTTTGGGCGGCTGGCGTTGGTTCCTCCAACTGGGCTTGGCATAG
- the LOC132056843 gene encoding protein PIN-LIKES 6-like isoform X2: protein MIRWIMNFYTYDAGNIGNVPLVLITALCRDKSNPFGDYVICSGDGNAYISFGQWAGAIVLYTYVFHMLTPPPEGTFDVEDGNLHITSHPTGSSAEQVPLLTAEAAPAGPSASKEHMIKVFFKFLYEKLKLKQLIQPAIIASVSSICWNRQT, encoded by the exons ATGATTAGATGGATTATGAATTTTTACACTTATGATGCAGGGAATATTGGAAATGTACCACTGGTCCTGATTACTGCTTTATGTCGAGATAAATCAAATCCTTTTGGTGACTATGTGATATGTTCTGGAGATGGAAATGCATACATCTCATTTGGCCAGTGG GCTGGTGCAATTGTCCTCTACACCTATGTATTTCATATGCTCACACCTCCTCCTGAAGGTACCTTTGATGTTGAAGATGGAAATCTTCACATCACGAGCCATCCAACGGGTAGTTCTGCAGAGCAAGTTCCATTACTTACAGCAGAGGCAGCACCAGCTGGCCCTAGTGCTTCAAAGGAACATATG attaaagttttctttaaatttctctatGAGAAACTGAAACTCAAGCAACTCATTCAACCTGCCATTATTGCTTCTGTAAGTTCAATATGTTGGAATCGACAGACATGA
- the LOC132056842 gene encoding uncharacterized protein LOC132056842 isoform X2 codes for MDANTDSVSPELSDSSVLGHMSNLLAVGQTGLAPSCALCHRLLVLDNEGEFESINICGDCKFLLLEDLGTPMRDHQRVTPVSRRRLYSSSESIENLFSQHFSQMINLARQNPANGLEHDNQSIEEDAGLRSVQRTSSRTTPSGWRRVHSDTESDGVDSLFGETESNFTFSGYRNFNSEIESISYSAYGGNSDASVDGNSYLDNDHSAHSDEGSDFETDTDIDPMNAGMYHWNSDNEEEDDEWEEVDTDAVHSLGARSQLQRSLHLNESSRTGNRHRQFHSPEFQGTVRFRIHEGSQRHVTDTSANSQELEQRTDASDYLDARTFEELLEHLAETDGLRRGAPPAAISVLNNLPRLVVKEDHEQLDSLSCAICKDSLFVGTVVNRLPCSHLYHPSCILPWLASRNSCPLCRYELPTDDLDYEYRKQRASSNLVIHRTPQHEINEDGSSDSSDGENDEFGHGITESGEVIHSEAVNEQSGSEGARGRWFFQAAAPVVGVVGVVLMLWLANPIFCSQGRRTNQPLPCQQVNNRGRRWSLF; via the coding sequence ATGGATGCAAACACAGATTCCGTTTCACCAGAACTTTCTGATTCTTCTGTTCTTGGCCACATGAGTAACCTTTTGGCTGTTGGCCAAACTGGACTTGCTCCTTCATGTGCTTTATGTCATAGATTGTTGGTATTAGATAACGAGGGTGAGTTTGAATCAATAAATATATGTGGTGACTGTAAATTCTTACTCCTTGAGGATCTTGGGACACCTATGCGGGATCATCAAAGGGTGACACCTGTATCAAGAAGAAGATTGTACAGCAGTTCTGAGTCAATTGAGAATCTGTTTTCTCAACACTTCTCGCAAATGATTAATCTGGCAAGGCAAAACCCAGCCAACGGTCTAGAGCATGATAATCAATCAATAGAAGAAGATGCTGGGTTAAGGTCAGTGCAGCGCACCAGTTCCCGGACTACTCCAAGTGGGTGGAGGAGGGTTCATTCTGACACTGAAAGTGATGGTGTTGATTCTCTATTTGGGGAGACTGAATCAAACTTTACCTTCAGCGGATATAGGAACTTTAATAGTGAAATTGAGTCCATTTCTTATAGCGCTTATGGAGGGAACTCTGATGCTTCTGTTGATGGTAATAGTTACCTTGATAATGACCATTCTGCTCACTCAGATGAAGGAAGTGACTTTGAAACTGATACCGATATTGACCCAATGAATGCTGGTATGTATCACTGGAATTCTGATAAtgaggaagaagatgatgaatgGGAGGAGGTTGATACTGATGCAGTACACTCTCTGGGTGCTAGATCTCAACTTCAAAGGTCATTACACCTAAATGAAAGCAGTCGCACTGGAAATAGGCACAGACAGTTTCATTCTCCTGAATTTCAGGGTACAGTTCGTTTCAGAATTCATGAGGGCAGTCAAAGACATGTTACTGACACGTCAGCCAACTCACAGGAGTTGGAACAACGAACTGATGCCAGTGACTATCTTGATGCTAGAACGTTTGAGGAGTTATTAGAGCATCTCGCTGAAACAGATGGTTTAAGAAGAGGAGCACCACCTGCAGCTATCTCTGTTTTAAATAATCTGCCACGTTTGGTTGTTAAAGAAGATCACGAACAGCTTGACAGTTTGTCTTGTGCAATCTGCAAGGATTCTCTTTTTGTTGGCACAGTTGTAAACCGACTTCCTTGTTCTCACTTGTATCACCCCTCCTGTATTTTGCCTTGGCTAGCGTCAAGAAACTCGTGCCCCCTCTGCCGCTATGAACTTCCAACTGATGACCTGGACTATGAGTACAGAAAGCAGAGGGCCAGTAGTAATTTGGTCATTCATCGAACCCCACagcatgaaataaatgaagatgGATCTTCGGATAGCAGTGacggtgaaaatgatgaatttggTCATGGTATAACAGAATCAGGGGAAGTGATCCATAGTGAGGCTGTCAATGAACAATCTGGTAGTGAGGGTGCACGAGGAAGATGGTTTTTTCAAGCTGCTGCTcctgttgttggtgttgttggagTTGTTCTGATGTTGTGGTTAGCAAACCCTATTTTCTGTTCACAAGGGCGACGTACAAATCAACCTTTGCCCTGTCAGCAGGTTAATAACCGAGGCAGGAGATGGTCTctgttttaa
- the LOC132056843 gene encoding protein PIN-LIKES 6-like isoform X1, with the protein MIRWIMNFYTYDAGNIGNVPLVLITALCRDKSNPFGDYVICSGDGNAYISFGQWAGAIVLYTYVFHMLTPPPEGTFDVEDGNLHITSHPTGSSAEQVPLLTAEAAPAGPSASKEHMIKVFFKFLYEKLKLKQLIQPAIIASDQEQEVQSLVSRQLLPLFLGGWRWFLQLGLA; encoded by the exons ATGATTAGATGGATTATGAATTTTTACACTTATGATGCAGGGAATATTGGAAATGTACCACTGGTCCTGATTACTGCTTTATGTCGAGATAAATCAAATCCTTTTGGTGACTATGTGATATGTTCTGGAGATGGAAATGCATACATCTCATTTGGCCAGTGG GCTGGTGCAATTGTCCTCTACACCTATGTATTTCATATGCTCACACCTCCTCCTGAAGGTACCTTTGATGTTGAAGATGGAAATCTTCACATCACGAGCCATCCAACGGGTAGTTCTGCAGAGCAAGTTCCATTACTTACAGCAGAGGCAGCACCAGCTGGCCCTAGTGCTTCAAAGGAACATATG attaaagttttctttaaatttctctatGAGAAACTGAAACTCAAGCAACTCATTCAACCTGCCATTATTGCTTCT GACCAGGAACAGGAAGTGCAGAGCTTGGTCTCAAGACAACTGCTGCCATTATTTTTGGGCGGCTGGCGTTGGTTCCTCCAACTGGGCTTGGCATAG
- the LOC132056843 gene encoding protein PIN-LIKES 6-like isoform X3: MFWRWKCIHLIWPVGTAGAIVLYTYVFHMLTPPPEGTFDVEDGNLHITSHPTGSSAEQVPLLTAEAAPAGPSASKEHMIKVFFKFLYEKLKLKQLIQPAIIASDQEQEVQSLVSRQLLPLFLGGWRWFLQLGLA, translated from the exons ATGTTCTGGAGATGGAAATGCATACATCTCATTTGGCCAGTGGGTACG GCTGGTGCAATTGTCCTCTACACCTATGTATTTCATATGCTCACACCTCCTCCTGAAGGTACCTTTGATGTTGAAGATGGAAATCTTCACATCACGAGCCATCCAACGGGTAGTTCTGCAGAGCAAGTTCCATTACTTACAGCAGAGGCAGCACCAGCTGGCCCTAGTGCTTCAAAGGAACATATG attaaagttttctttaaatttctctatGAGAAACTGAAACTCAAGCAACTCATTCAACCTGCCATTATTGCTTCT GACCAGGAACAGGAAGTGCAGAGCTTGGTCTCAAGACAACTGCTGCCATTATTTTTGGGCGGCTGGCGTTGGTTCCTCCAACTGGGCTTGGCATAG
- the LOC132056842 gene encoding uncharacterized protein LOC132056842 isoform X1 has translation MRPIDYFFQISLPFSTLSNFLHFIFPISDALLFYQCSPPSFSIFWMDANTDSVSPELSDSSVLGHMSNLLAVGQTGLAPSCALCHRLLVLDNEGEFESINICGDCKFLLLEDLGTPMRDHQRVTPVSRRRLYSSSESIENLFSQHFSQMINLARQNPANGLEHDNQSIEEDAGLRSVQRTSSRTTPSGWRRVHSDTESDGVDSLFGETESNFTFSGYRNFNSEIESISYSAYGGNSDASVDGNSYLDNDHSAHSDEGSDFETDTDIDPMNAGMYHWNSDNEEEDDEWEEVDTDAVHSLGARSQLQRSLHLNESSRTGNRHRQFHSPEFQGTVRFRIHEGSQRHVTDTSANSQELEQRTDASDYLDARTFEELLEHLAETDGLRRGAPPAAISVLNNLPRLVVKEDHEQLDSLSCAICKDSLFVGTVVNRLPCSHLYHPSCILPWLASRNSCPLCRYELPTDDLDYEYRKQRASSNLVIHRTPQHEINEDGSSDSSDGENDEFGHGITESGEVIHSEAVNEQSGSEGARGRWFFQAAAPVVGVVGVVLMLWLANPIFCSQGRRTNQPLPCQQVNNRGRRWSLF, from the exons ATGAGACCAATTGACTATTTCTTCCAAATCTCTCTCCCATTTTCTACGCTCTCAAACTTTCTTCACTTCATTTTTCCCATATCTGACGCCCTTCTCTTCTACCAATGCTCTCCACCTTCATTTTCCATCTTCTGG ATGGATGCAAACACAGATTCCGTTTCACCAGAACTTTCTGATTCTTCTGTTCTTGGCCACATGAGTAACCTTTTGGCTGTTGGCCAAACTGGACTTGCTCCTTCATGTGCTTTATGTCATAGATTGTTGGTATTAGATAACGAGGGTGAGTTTGAATCAATAAATATATGTGGTGACTGTAAATTCTTACTCCTTGAGGATCTTGGGACACCTATGCGGGATCATCAAAGGGTGACACCTGTATCAAGAAGAAGATTGTACAGCAGTTCTGAGTCAATTGAGAATCTGTTTTCTCAACACTTCTCGCAAATGATTAATCTGGCAAGGCAAAACCCAGCCAACGGTCTAGAGCATGATAATCAATCAATAGAAGAAGATGCTGGGTTAAGGTCAGTGCAGCGCACCAGTTCCCGGACTACTCCAAGTGGGTGGAGGAGGGTTCATTCTGACACTGAAAGTGATGGTGTTGATTCTCTATTTGGGGAGACTGAATCAAACTTTACCTTCAGCGGATATAGGAACTTTAATAGTGAAATTGAGTCCATTTCTTATAGCGCTTATGGAGGGAACTCTGATGCTTCTGTTGATGGTAATAGTTACCTTGATAATGACCATTCTGCTCACTCAGATGAAGGAAGTGACTTTGAAACTGATACCGATATTGACCCAATGAATGCTGGTATGTATCACTGGAATTCTGATAAtgaggaagaagatgatgaatgGGAGGAGGTTGATACTGATGCAGTACACTCTCTGGGTGCTAGATCTCAACTTCAAAGGTCATTACACCTAAATGAAAGCAGTCGCACTGGAAATAGGCACAGACAGTTTCATTCTCCTGAATTTCAGGGTACAGTTCGTTTCAGAATTCATGAGGGCAGTCAAAGACATGTTACTGACACGTCAGCCAACTCACAGGAGTTGGAACAACGAACTGATGCCAGTGACTATCTTGATGCTAGAACGTTTGAGGAGTTATTAGAGCATCTCGCTGAAACAGATGGTTTAAGAAGAGGAGCACCACCTGCAGCTATCTCTGTTTTAAATAATCTGCCACGTTTGGTTGTTAAAGAAGATCACGAACAGCTTGACAGTTTGTCTTGTGCAATCTGCAAGGATTCTCTTTTTGTTGGCACAGTTGTAAACCGACTTCCTTGTTCTCACTTGTATCACCCCTCCTGTATTTTGCCTTGGCTAGCGTCAAGAAACTCGTGCCCCCTCTGCCGCTATGAACTTCCAACTGATGACCTGGACTATGAGTACAGAAAGCAGAGGGCCAGTAGTAATTTGGTCATTCATCGAACCCCACagcatgaaataaatgaagatgGATCTTCGGATAGCAGTGacggtgaaaatgatgaatttggTCATGGTATAACAGAATCAGGGGAAGTGATCCATAGTGAGGCTGTCAATGAACAATCTGGTAGTGAGGGTGCACGAGGAAGATGGTTTTTTCAAGCTGCTGCTcctgttgttggtgttgttggagTTGTTCTGATGTTGTGGTTAGCAAACCCTATTTTCTGTTCACAAGGGCGACGTACAAATCAACCTTTGCCCTGTCAGCAGGTTAATAACCGAGGCAGGAGATGGTCTctgttttaa